One Bifidobacterium crudilactis genomic region harbors:
- a CDS encoding putative hydro-lyase — protein MSGDKQRTLNETSSPAVARARFREGDVQPTAGISRGFAQANMIVLPKAYAYDFLLFAQRNPKPCPLLEVLDTGETRPRIAEHADIRTDIPKYRIWQDGELVDEVTDISDIWQTRDDLVTFLIGCSFTFEFPLMEAGIAMHHIDAGRNVPMYDTSIPCSSAGVFSSSMVVSMRGIQPNRIADAVRISGYYPSVHGSPVHVGDARSIGIENLQSPQYGDAPVLEDGDIPVFWACGVTPQAAVMASKPSFAITHAPGHMFITDVPDQRYMV, from the coding sequence ATGAGCGGCGATAAACAGCGCACACTGAACGAGACGAGCAGCCCCGCCGTGGCGAGAGCAAGATTCCGCGAAGGTGACGTTCAACCCACCGCCGGCATCTCACGAGGATTCGCGCAGGCCAATATGATTGTGCTTCCCAAAGCCTATGCCTACGACTTTCTGCTCTTCGCACAGCGCAACCCCAAGCCGTGCCCTCTTCTTGAAGTGCTGGATACAGGAGAGACCCGACCTCGCATCGCGGAGCACGCCGACATTCGCACGGACATACCGAAATACCGTATTTGGCAAGACGGAGAGCTTGTTGACGAGGTCACGGACATATCCGACATATGGCAGACTCGTGACGATTTGGTGACCTTTCTGATTGGATGCAGCTTCACCTTTGAATTTCCTTTGATGGAGGCAGGCATAGCGATGCATCATATCGATGCCGGTCGCAATGTGCCGATGTACGACACCTCGATTCCATGCAGCAGTGCCGGGGTCTTCTCCTCATCCATGGTGGTCTCCATGCGTGGCATTCAACCGAATCGCATCGCGGATGCCGTCAGAATCTCGGGTTACTATCCCAGCGTGCACGGCTCCCCTGTACATGTCGGCGATGCCAGAAGCATCGGTATCGAGAATCTGCAATCACCGCAGTATGGCGATGCCCCTGTTCTAGAAGACGGAGATATCCCCGTGTTCTGGGCGTGCGGCGTCACACCGCAGGCGGCCGTGATGGCCTCCAAACCATCCTTCGCCATCACCCATGCACCCGGTCATATGTTCATCACCGATGTTCCAGACCAGCGGTACATGGTGTAG
- a CDS encoding MalY/PatB family protein — translation MYDFDTIIDHHGWASEKWAEVREVMGPESDDVIALSVADMEFKTAPEIQEALHRAVDTGIYGYEYCTDAYYAAVQSWMLRHHHWDIKREWISVSDGVMTGVFTALRAVTHPGDAVIIQRPVYYPFTNAAVRNGLSILDNELVLGDDGRYVMDYADLECKASDPRCTAMLLCNPHNPVGRVWSRDELSTVAQICLRHDVTMLVDEIHADFAYDGHEVTMFSTLGGDVAANCIEFTAPSKTFNLAGLITSNVVISNPELKRRFDIAADNVAGLSVNHFGLVACQAAYEHGEAWLNELRGYLDGNLDVLRSFAEAQEGVTLVEPEGTYLAWLDCRGLGMGSDELRDFMRNRARVFFDEGALFGDSGKGFERVNLACPRTMLEQACSGIARALGERG, via the coding sequence ATGTACGATTTTGACACCATCATCGACCATCATGGTTGGGCTTCCGAGAAGTGGGCCGAAGTGCGTGAGGTCATGGGGCCGGAAAGTGATGATGTGATTGCGCTTTCGGTTGCGGATATGGAGTTCAAAACTGCCCCGGAAATTCAGGAGGCCCTCCATCGGGCGGTGGATACCGGCATCTACGGTTACGAGTACTGCACCGATGCCTATTACGCGGCGGTGCAATCCTGGATGCTTCGGCACCATCATTGGGATATCAAGCGTGAGTGGATTTCCGTAAGCGACGGGGTAATGACCGGCGTATTTACGGCCTTAAGAGCCGTGACCCACCCGGGGGATGCCGTCATCATCCAAAGACCCGTGTATTACCCCTTCACCAATGCGGCGGTGCGCAACGGTCTGAGCATTCTCGACAACGAACTGGTGCTCGGCGACGATGGACGCTATGTGATGGATTATGCCGATTTGGAGTGCAAAGCCTCCGACCCCCGATGCACGGCGATGTTGCTGTGCAACCCCCACAATCCTGTGGGACGTGTATGGAGCCGAGACGAACTGTCTACGGTGGCACAGATATGTCTGCGTCACGATGTCACGATGCTGGTCGATGAGATTCACGCCGATTTCGCTTATGACGGGCATGAAGTGACCATGTTCTCCACCCTTGGCGGGGACGTGGCCGCCAACTGCATCGAGTTCACGGCACCTAGCAAGACCTTCAACCTCGCGGGATTGATAACCTCCAATGTCGTCATCTCCAATCCTGAGTTGAAACGGCGATTCGACATCGCCGCCGACAACGTCGCAGGTCTCAGCGTGAATCACTTCGGTCTTGTGGCGTGTCAGGCCGCGTATGAGCATGGAGAGGCATGGCTGAATGAGCTGCGCGGATATCTCGACGGCAACCTTGATGTGTTGAGAAGCTTCGCTGAGGCACAGGAGGGTGTGACGCTCGTGGAACCCGAGGGAACCTATCTCGCATGGCTCGATTGCCGGGGACTGGGTATGGGCAGCGACGAACTGCGCGACTTCATGCGCAATCGTGCGCGGGTGTTCTTCGACGAAGGAGCGCTGTTCGGCGACTCCGGCAAGGGTTTCGAGCGCGTGAATCTGGCATGCCCGAGAACGATGCTGGAACAGGCGTGTTCGGGAATCGCCCGTGCGCTTGGCGAACGAGGATAG
- a CDS encoding SpaA isopeptide-forming pilin-related protein, giving the protein MDSTGSVPRDYTYWADDGLRPALRLNFENLLLSAHSGDQSQVLNAPNSASPDSLRLTFVDAGTSVVLTGKPTIVQVSGGKWELKNLAGASDLTDAEGINVQSGLGWKLVDPTDDSGKVVASGRTNRDAAAKSDGNMVVPCETLTPDKAYILSVWGQEDGSDTVGWSNRATKPVTGTVTADGDGVCALDIRNPVSYGIELTGTTAGTLTAYRIGDYQDEVFDQTGALKSVRLDTSEGLGTVLKDAAEIAGGSNVDADNPIGWVAAKWLGYPTDPLSDDVTSAFSPYAGSLQLFAQQLAGKSDAELGGVKSMPLAGVSGSATLKVSGPGLYLIVDSTQSSGGSLPIIVGTKVFNEALGDEGRFVDFVDAGVKGKPRLGQAALKTTVTDIAKRIVNDAGMDGFDVGSEVEFEIALRVPDLSGFSSVSYDSYVFDVADVAASGLTLPADGSGVEVFVDALSPTQPQTLPPSSIVVSGDKLSVDGLKVLFAESDGISGVRNKNTVPAGSLMRLRYKAVLSASAVVSSPVEGESLKPNVNTATLTRSRIGEVSNGWTDAGAGLESKAATANAYTFKLDVVKLDKDDPSKRLGGVEFEVSRDGQPLKFVGSDGVYRLAVDGETGSATTVTTKADGTLSLLGVEARELSFKETTAPSGYFAVSDFGVDILPEWDADATLVTKVTYATSGTNLAYVSQDGKHVMVLDPAWSLANLPYTGGVGILVLLVVGGLMLAFAIRPYYLSKRAERDANLV; this is encoded by the coding sequence GTGGATAGCACCGGTTCCGTGCCCCGTGACTATACGTACTGGGCTGATGACGGGTTGCGGCCCGCTCTTCGTCTGAATTTTGAAAACCTGTTGCTGTCGGCGCATAGTGGGGACCAGTCTCAGGTGTTGAATGCTCCGAATAGCGCTTCTCCTGATTCGTTGCGGTTGACGTTTGTGGATGCTGGGACGAGTGTGGTGTTGACGGGGAAGCCGACTATCGTGCAGGTGTCCGGTGGCAAGTGGGAGTTGAAGAATCTTGCAGGGGCGTCGGACTTGACGGATGCTGAGGGTATTAACGTGCAGTCTGGGTTGGGGTGGAAGCTGGTTGACCCTACTGATGATTCGGGCAAGGTGGTGGCTTCGGGTCGGACAAATCGTGATGCGGCGGCGAAGTCGGATGGCAATATGGTGGTGCCGTGCGAGACGTTGACGCCTGATAAGGCTTACATCTTGTCGGTGTGGGGTCAGGAGGATGGTTCGGATACGGTGGGTTGGTCGAATCGTGCGACCAAGCCGGTGACGGGGACCGTGACGGCGGATGGTGATGGTGTGTGCGCGTTGGATATCAGGAACCCGGTTTCCTATGGTATCGAGCTGACGGGCACCACGGCGGGCACGTTGACGGCGTACAGGATTGGTGATTACCAGGACGAGGTGTTTGACCAGACTGGTGCGTTGAAGAGTGTGCGTTTGGATACTTCTGAGGGTTTGGGCACGGTGTTGAAGGATGCCGCTGAGATTGCTGGTGGTTCGAATGTGGATGCGGATAATCCTATTGGTTGGGTGGCGGCGAAATGGCTTGGGTATCCGACTGACCCGTTGAGTGATGATGTGACTTCGGCGTTTAGTCCGTATGCGGGGAGTTTGCAGTTGTTTGCCCAACAGTTGGCTGGTAAGAGTGATGCGGAGCTGGGTGGGGTCAAGAGTATGCCGCTTGCTGGTGTTTCTGGCTCTGCAACGCTTAAGGTGTCTGGTCCGGGCTTGTATCTGATCGTGGATTCCACGCAGTCGTCTGGTGGTTCTTTGCCGATTATCGTGGGTACGAAGGTCTTCAACGAGGCTCTCGGTGATGAAGGTCGTTTCGTGGATTTCGTGGACGCCGGGGTTAAGGGCAAGCCTCGCCTTGGCCAGGCGGCGTTGAAGACCACGGTGACGGATATTGCGAAGCGGATAGTGAACGATGCGGGTATGGATGGCTTCGATGTGGGCTCCGAGGTGGAGTTTGAGATAGCGTTGCGGGTGCCTGACTTGAGTGGGTTCTCGTCGGTGTCGTATGACTCGTATGTGTTCGATGTGGCTGATGTGGCGGCGTCGGGGTTGACGTTGCCTGCTGATGGGTCGGGGGTTGAGGTGTTCGTGGATGCGCTCTCGCCCACCCAGCCGCAGACTTTGCCGCCCTCGTCGATTGTGGTGTCTGGTGATAAGTTGTCGGTGGACGGGTTGAAGGTCTTGTTCGCGGAGTCGGACGGCATTAGTGGTGTGCGGAATAAGAACACGGTGCCTGCGGGTTCGTTGATGCGACTCCGGTACAAGGCGGTGTTGAGTGCGTCGGCTGTGGTGTCGTCTCCTGTTGAGGGGGAGTCGTTGAAGCCGAATGTGAATACCGCGACCCTGACCCGCTCCCGTATCGGCGAGGTATCCAACGGTTGGACGGATGCGGGTGCTGGTTTGGAGTCGAAGGCCGCGACGGCGAACGCCTACACGTTCAAGCTGGACGTGGTGAAGCTGGACAAGGATGACCCGTCCAAGAGGCTTGGTGGCGTGGAGTTCGAGGTGTCCCGTGACGGGCAGCCGTTGAAGTTCGTGGGCTCTGATGGTGTGTATCGTCTGGCGGTCGATGGTGAGACGGGCAGTGCCACTACGGTGACCACCAAAGCTGACGGCACGCTGTCGTTGCTGGGCGTGGAGGCTCGTGAGCTCTCGTTCAAGGAGACCACGGCTCCTTCCGGTTATTTCGCGGTGTCGGATTTCGGGGTGGATATCCTTCCTGAGTGGGATGCGGATGCGACGCTGGTGACGAAGGTCACGTATGCCACGTCGGGCACGAACCTGGCCTACGTGTCCCAGGATGGTAAGCATGTCATGGTCCTTGACCCGGCGTGGAGTCTGGCGAACCTGCCCTACACGGGCGGTGTCGGCATTCTCGTCCTGCTCGTCGTCGGCGGCCTGATGCTCGCGTTCGCTATCCGCCCGTACTACCTGTCGAAGCGTGCCGAACGAGACGCGAATCTGGTCTGA
- a CDS encoding LOG family protein, translating to MQHQADEGLNDNQRTDAPEQQESQSPLGDTYHRGPVIMRGHMIPKDNTTGNLLAPVSSTDWLHMDPWRVMRIQSEFVDGFGALAELGPAVSIFGSARTPRIDPVYKAARHMGKKVAQRGIAVITGGGPGVMEAANRGAALAGGKSVGLGIELPHEQGVNSWVNLGISFRYFFVRKTMFVKYSSGVIICPGGFGTLDEMFELLTLVQTSKVSSIPVVLYDKQYWQGLFDWLNTTVMESGMISALDPERVLVTDDADEAVDVATSGIGEH from the coding sequence GTGCAGCATCAGGCAGATGAAGGCTTGAACGACAACCAGCGCACGGATGCACCCGAGCAGCAGGAATCACAGTCACCACTTGGCGATACCTATCATCGGGGCCCGGTCATCATGCGCGGGCACATGATTCCGAAAGACAACACCACAGGGAACCTTCTCGCACCGGTCAGCAGCACGGACTGGCTGCACATGGACCCCTGGCGGGTGATGCGCATCCAATCGGAGTTCGTCGACGGATTCGGCGCCTTGGCTGAACTAGGACCGGCGGTGTCGATATTCGGCTCCGCACGGACGCCACGTATCGACCCGGTGTATAAGGCGGCACGGCATATGGGCAAGAAAGTCGCACAACGCGGCATCGCCGTCATCACCGGGGGAGGCCCCGGAGTGATGGAGGCTGCCAACCGAGGTGCCGCGCTCGCAGGCGGCAAGTCCGTCGGTCTCGGCATCGAACTCCCTCACGAGCAGGGTGTGAACAGCTGGGTGAATCTGGGCATTAGCTTCAGGTATTTCTTTGTGCGAAAGACCATGTTCGTCAAGTATTCCTCGGGCGTCATCATCTGCCCCGGAGGTTTCGGGACTCTGGACGAAATGTTCGAACTGCTGACGCTCGTCCAGACCAGCAAAGTGTCAAGCATCCCCGTGGTGTTGTATGACAAGCAATACTGGCAGGGGCTGTTCGACTGGTTGAACACCACGGTTATGGAAAGCGGCATGATTTCTGCGCTCGACCCGGAGCGGGTGCTTGTGACTGACGATGCGGACGAGGCTGTGGATGTGGCCACCAGCGGTATCGGAGAGCACTGA
- a CDS encoding O-methyltransferase — translation MNKTSYTNLSKAWEFIESRAVDKQRSYLQEIRSKVESQGHEQGSAAQASFLNTLIRLTGARSIILVGTAAAVETVEIIDALQGGGQLTVVDSSSDGAAVIRAIFNDLDDESDTRMRAVNASAGVFLPRLNAEDYDLIIVTGDASNYLASYQQSSRLLKQGGATVFTDMLGFQASDSQGGLLNPVDRDAKTLELRKLLSMVDDDETTDSTLIPVGTGMLIATHH, via the coding sequence ATGAACAAAACCTCTTACACCAACCTCTCCAAGGCTTGGGAATTCATCGAGTCGCGTGCGGTTGACAAGCAGCGCAGCTATTTGCAGGAAATCCGCAGCAAGGTCGAGTCGCAGGGACATGAACAGGGTTCCGCGGCACAAGCCTCGTTCCTCAATACACTGATAAGGCTCACCGGGGCCCGGTCGATTATTCTCGTCGGCACGGCTGCAGCTGTGGAAACCGTTGAAATCATTGATGCCCTTCAAGGAGGCGGACAACTCACGGTCGTCGACTCCAGCTCTGACGGTGCAGCAGTCATCCGGGCCATCTTCAACGACCTCGACGATGAGAGCGACACACGCATGCGCGCGGTCAACGCCTCTGCAGGAGTGTTCCTGCCTAGGTTGAACGCGGAGGATTACGACCTCATCATCGTAACCGGCGACGCCTCGAATTACCTTGCCAGCTATCAACAGTCATCACGCCTGCTGAAACAAGGCGGAGCGACCGTATTCACCGATATGTTGGGATTCCAGGCATCCGATTCACAGGGAGGGCTGCTCAACCCGGTCGATCGTGATGCGAAAACCCTGGAGCTGCGCAAACTGCTGAGCATGGTCGACGATGACGAGACCACAGACAGCACCCTCATACCGGTCGGCACAGGAATGCTCATCGCCACGCATCACTGA
- a CDS encoding LamB/YcsF family protein: protein MTSIDINSDMGESFGRWRLGDDDSMLRLISSANIACGFHAGDPSVMLYTLKGAHAHHVSIGAHVSYRDLAGFGRRSIDVPMDVLQADVEYQIAAIQGLARATGVEVRYVKPHGALYNRIVDDEKQASAVIQGILAIDPELALLTLPDSIVGTLADRSGLQVFHEAFADRAYTPEGHLVPRTQADAVITDPDRVAERVSRLVSTGDIEAIDGSRIRVSADSVCVHGDSPGAVTMAESIHRRLSADGIRLASFTQR, encoded by the coding sequence ATGACAAGCATTGATATCAACAGCGACATGGGTGAGAGCTTCGGCAGATGGCGGCTGGGCGACGACGATTCGATGCTTCGTCTCATCTCCAGTGCCAACATCGCATGCGGCTTCCATGCAGGAGACCCCTCGGTGATGCTGTACACATTGAAGGGGGCCCATGCGCACCATGTCAGCATTGGCGCTCATGTCTCGTATCGTGATCTGGCCGGATTCGGCAGACGTTCCATCGACGTGCCCATGGATGTTCTTCAAGCCGATGTGGAGTACCAAATCGCGGCGATACAGGGGCTGGCGCGGGCCACGGGAGTCGAGGTCCGCTATGTCAAACCCCACGGTGCCCTATACAACCGCATCGTCGACGATGAGAAACAGGCATCGGCCGTCATCCAAGGCATTCTGGCCATAGACCCTGAGCTCGCCCTGCTGACGCTTCCCGATTCGATCGTGGGCACCCTGGCAGACCGGTCGGGTTTGCAAGTATTCCATGAGGCCTTCGCCGACAGGGCCTACACGCCCGAAGGCCATCTTGTTCCACGTACACAGGCCGATGCTGTGATAACCGACCCGGATAGAGTTGCCGAAAGAGTGTCACGATTGGTGAGCACCGGCGATATCGAGGCAATCGACGGCTCAAGGATACGGGTCTCGGCGGATTCCGTCTGCGTTCATGGTGACTCTCCCGGAGCCGTGACGATGGCGGAGTCCATTCATCGTCGACTGTCAGCAGATGGCATCCGCCTGGCCTCATTCACGCAGCGGTGA
- the nhaA gene encoding Na+/H+ antiporter NhaA, whose amino-acid sequence MAVNRILADFKGKLLRLAESERGSGILTLLCAVIALALANMPFTAETMRRVAEYPIGIPFSNIDLTVSHWIQDGVLTIFFLVVGLELKQELRNGSLSNPKHAAVPMICAVGGMIVPPVLFISTLSLWPRGADGLLVGSASGATGTFSALAQGWAIPTATDIAFSLAVLAIFAKALPRAIRTFLMTLATVDDLLAIIIIAVFFSHVNAWYWFVGIAVCAALWRWLIRFKRVPWLPIALIGVLTWVMMFEAGIHPTLAGVLAGLLTPARAVHREKRSRAEHYAKRMLPYSSLIALPAFALFTTGVELGSAGFGQLFSPVVCGVVIALCVGKPLGIICTAWLSTRVLKLSLPQHLRVVDLIPMAVACGIGFTVSMLLTSLSYQDALLITESRIGVLLASVIAAVVSAFMLHAQAKRYDELGAVS is encoded by the coding sequence GTGGCAGTCAATCGAATTCTTGCAGACTTCAAAGGTAAGCTCCTAAGGCTGGCGGAATCGGAACGGGGGAGCGGAATCCTGACGCTGCTGTGCGCCGTCATCGCTCTGGCTCTGGCCAATATGCCCTTCACCGCCGAAACCATGAGACGTGTTGCCGAGTATCCCATCGGCATACCCTTCAGCAATATCGACCTCACGGTGAGCCACTGGATTCAGGATGGCGTGCTCACAATCTTCTTCCTGGTGGTGGGATTGGAGCTGAAGCAGGAGCTGCGCAACGGGTCGCTGAGCAATCCGAAGCATGCGGCGGTGCCGATGATCTGTGCGGTCGGTGGAATGATTGTGCCACCGGTGCTCTTCATCTCGACGCTCTCGCTGTGGCCGCGCGGAGCGGACGGTCTGCTCGTTGGCAGCGCTTCGGGAGCCACTGGCACGTTCTCCGCCCTGGCGCAAGGCTGGGCCATACCCACCGCGACCGACATAGCCTTCTCTCTTGCGGTGCTGGCGATTTTTGCAAAAGCTCTGCCGCGAGCCATCAGAACATTTCTGATGACTTTGGCGACCGTCGACGATTTGCTCGCCATCATCATCATCGCCGTGTTCTTCTCACACGTGAATGCATGGTATTGGTTCGTGGGTATAGCCGTATGTGCGGCGCTATGGCGCTGGCTGATTCGTTTCAAGCGTGTGCCGTGGCTGCCAATTGCCCTAATCGGGGTACTGACATGGGTAATGATGTTCGAAGCCGGTATACACCCCACACTTGCAGGGGTGTTGGCCGGGCTGCTCACCCCGGCTAGAGCGGTGCATAGGGAAAAGCGCTCCAGGGCTGAACACTACGCGAAACGCATGCTGCCCTACTCGTCATTGATAGCGCTTCCGGCATTCGCCTTGTTCACCACGGGAGTGGAATTGGGTTCCGCGGGCTTCGGACAGCTGTTTTCACCGGTGGTGTGTGGTGTGGTGATTGCACTGTGCGTGGGCAAACCCTTGGGAATCATATGCACCGCATGGCTCTCGACAAGAGTGCTGAAGCTCTCGCTTCCACAACATCTGCGTGTGGTCGACCTTATCCCGATGGCGGTCGCCTGCGGTATCGGTTTCACCGTCTCGATGCTGCTGACATCCCTGTCATACCAGGATGCTCTGCTCATCACGGAAAGCAGGATAGGGGTGTTGCTGGCCTCGGTGATTGCGGCGGTCGTATCGGCATTCATGCTGCATGCCCAGGCTAAGCGATATGACGAGCTTGGTGCTGTGTCATAG
- a CDS encoding GNAT family N-acetyltransferase translates to MQLIEMWRLDADKVFDLVSSFPQDENGFENDAWNMQREDIPRYLHTLEDIAHGKVLHKGWVPATKFVLLDDDDNAVGIFNLRHRLNAHLRSGAGHIGYGIARAYRGRGYASKGLHLCLLKAKTLIDENEVYMSVLKTNRASLAVQLKNGARIDHEDELEYFTRITL, encoded by the coding sequence ATGCAGCTGATAGAGATGTGGCGTCTTGACGCCGACAAGGTATTTGACCTGGTGTCATCCTTTCCGCAGGATGAGAACGGTTTTGAAAATGATGCATGGAATATGCAACGAGAGGACATCCCCCGCTATCTTCACACTCTGGAAGATATCGCACATGGAAAAGTGCTGCATAAAGGGTGGGTGCCTGCCACGAAATTCGTGCTCCTCGATGATGACGACAACGCTGTCGGCATCTTCAACCTCAGACATCGCCTGAATGCGCACCTGCGAAGTGGTGCGGGCCACATCGGCTATGGCATTGCGCGCGCATATCGAGGACGTGGCTACGCTTCGAAAGGACTGCACCTGTGCCTGCTGAAGGCGAAAACGCTCATAGACGAGAACGAGGTGTATATGAGCGTGCTCAAAACAAATCGTGCCAGCCTGGCCGTCCAATTGAAGAACGGTGCCCGCATCGACCATGAGGACGAACTGGAATACTTCACCCGCATCACGCTGTAA
- a CDS encoding 5-oxoprolinase subunit B/C family protein, protein MRLLTVGTSALLLELPDLASTLSAFTAVTSAALPGIVQILPAAQTLLITYEPAITNETELKAALSDIPMDDTVPPKGKTVVIPVVYDGDDLQEVAAIMGISSDSLIQRHAGHPWTAAFSGFAPGFCYLADGDPLFDVPRKSTPRVSVPSGAVGLAGTFSGIYPRASSGGWQLIGTTAQHLWDERRDPPALLRPGDTVCFVPSRERLVSTEAAPLRPTSVSQTPGPDHQTPSTEDGKLSTTMPHGRKRERRHLRVIHAGLFSTVQDEGRNAANMGVSESGAMDRFSFHLANELVGNPETTPVIEITGGNFIFIAEGDLVVAVTGAPVRVNIHSGDTPDTAIVDVLRQEAVVLRDGETLTVSSPSSGLRNYLAVQGGIAVSQVMGSASTDTMSQLGPAVLRDGARLEIGTRSLGTVSPGLPWPKMPRAGQITELAVSLGPRDEWFTRHGLDALFRQVWKVSPQSNRVGLRLQGAETLERNTDDELPSEGTVPGAIQVPSSGQPVIFMRDHPVTGGYPVIAVLDPEAVDTAAQMPAGALIRFVNHSVNNTKESTQ, encoded by the coding sequence ATGCGACTCCTCACCGTCGGCACATCAGCGCTTCTGCTTGAACTCCCCGATTTGGCATCCACCCTATCCGCCTTCACTGCCGTGACCAGCGCCGCCCTGCCCGGAATCGTTCAAATCCTGCCAGCCGCACAAACGCTGCTAATCACCTACGAGCCTGCGATAACCAACGAGACGGAACTCAAGGCCGCACTTTCGGATATTCCCATGGACGATACAGTGCCTCCCAAGGGCAAAACCGTCGTCATACCGGTCGTATATGACGGGGATGACTTGCAAGAGGTCGCCGCAATCATGGGAATATCAAGCGATTCACTGATACAACGCCATGCGGGGCATCCATGGACTGCGGCATTCAGCGGATTCGCACCCGGATTCTGCTATCTTGCCGACGGCGACCCACTATTCGATGTTCCGAGGAAAAGCACTCCCCGCGTCAGTGTGCCTTCAGGAGCGGTCGGTCTCGCCGGAACCTTCAGCGGCATCTATCCCAGAGCAAGTTCCGGTGGGTGGCAACTTATCGGCACCACCGCTCAACATCTGTGGGACGAGAGACGCGACCCTCCAGCCTTGCTGCGACCAGGAGACACCGTATGCTTCGTGCCTTCGCGCGAGCGCCTCGTGTCGACAGAGGCGGCTCCACTCCGGCCGACTTCCGTCTCGCAGACGCCCGGCCCTGACCACCAGACACCTTCGACCGAGGATGGAAAGCTCTCCACGACGATGCCGCATGGAAGGAAACGCGAGCGCCGCCACCTTCGGGTGATTCACGCCGGATTGTTCAGCACCGTTCAGGATGAAGGCAGGAACGCTGCGAATATGGGCGTATCCGAATCGGGTGCCATGGACCGTTTCTCATTCCACCTGGCAAATGAGTTGGTGGGTAATCCTGAAACCACGCCCGTAATCGAAATCACGGGCGGAAACTTCATCTTCATCGCGGAAGGCGACTTGGTGGTCGCCGTCACCGGCGCACCGGTGAGGGTGAACATACATTCCGGCGATACTCCCGACACAGCGATTGTTGACGTCCTTCGGCAAGAGGCCGTGGTACTGCGCGACGGTGAGACATTGACCGTATCAAGTCCAAGCTCGGGCCTACGCAACTACCTGGCCGTGCAAGGAGGCATCGCCGTCAGTCAGGTGATGGGCAGCGCCTCGACGGACACCATGTCGCAACTCGGCCCGGCGGTTCTGCGCGATGGCGCAAGACTCGAAATCGGCACTCGGAGTCTCGGCACCGTATCCCCCGGTCTTCCATGGCCGAAGATGCCACGCGCAGGTCAGATTACCGAACTAGCCGTGAGCTTGGGCCCTCGGGACGAATGGTTCACCAGGCACGGTCTTGACGCTCTGTTCCGACAGGTATGGAAGGTCAGCCCTCAATCCAACCGCGTAGGACTGCGTTTGCAAGGCGCCGAGACTCTGGAACGCAACACCGATGACGAGCTGCCCAGCGAAGGCACCGTCCCCGGCGCGATTCAGGTACCCAGCAGCGGCCAGCCCGTGATATTCATGCGCGACCACCCAGTGACCGGCGGGTACCCGGTAATCGCGGTTCTTGACCCGGAAGCTGTGGACACGGCCGCTCAGATGCCTGCGGGGGCCTTGATTCGATTCGTGAATCACTCGGTCAACAACACCAAGGAGTCTACACAATGA